A single region of the Pseudomonas sp. GGS8 genome encodes:
- a CDS encoding DUF1842 domain-containing protein — MSIGLFHTRLNVSNHLLGAPVLTLDLLVDTVKKKVSGVASIFQSTYPPLNFRARVWGEYSEAKLVPTAENHIILTLAGSPSGPLSQIAQTFGLKGILGADWASGYVDYKYQDQGIWHYVRHAAVSQAPVIERPEYPHHAVPLYAVAVQQAQASGDLAQLKSVVSQGEQQLANSGALRSALEQLNAEIARLEAR; from the coding sequence ATGTCAATCGGACTTTTTCATACCCGCCTGAATGTCAGCAATCATCTACTGGGCGCACCGGTTTTAACCCTGGATCTGCTGGTAGATACCGTAAAGAAAAAAGTCAGCGGGGTTGCCAGCATTTTCCAAAGCACCTATCCGCCTCTCAACTTCCGTGCCCGTGTATGGGGTGAGTACTCCGAGGCCAAACTGGTGCCGACGGCCGAGAACCACATCATCCTCACCCTGGCGGGCAGCCCGAGCGGCCCTCTCAGCCAGATCGCCCAGACTTTCGGCTTGAAAGGCATCTTAGGCGCCGATTGGGCGAGCGGTTATGTCGACTACAAGTACCAGGACCAGGGCATCTGGCATTACGTGAGACACGCAGCCGTCAGCCAGGCCCCCGTGATTGAACGCCCAGAGTATCCGCACCATGCGGTGCCGCTCTATGCCGTCGCGGTACAGCAAGCGCAAGCCAGCGGTGATCTGGCGCAACTGAAGTCCGTGGTGAGCCAGGGTGAACAGCAACTGGCCAACAGCGGTGCCCTGCGCAGCGCGCTGGAGCAACTGAACGCTGAAATCGCCCGCCTGGAGGCCCGCTAG
- a CDS encoding GDL motif peptide-associated radical SAM/SPASM maturase has translation MSDSRPARYLSETDLKRYVPVHVVWEITLACDLKCLHCGSRAGHRRPDELNTRECLDVIDSLAALGTREITLIGGEAYLRKDWTQLIQAIHDHGMYCAIQTGGRNLTPAKMQAAVDAGLNGVGVSLDGLAPLHDAVRNVPGSFDKAVDTLRRAKQSGLAVSVNTQIGAATLPDLPELMDLIIDLGATHWQIQLTVAMGNAVDHPELLLQPYQLLEVMPLLARLYREGVDRGLLMNVGNNIGYYGPYEHMWRGFGDERVHWSGCAAGQTVLALEADGTVKGCPSLATVGFSGGNVRNMSLHDIWHYSEGMHFGRLRSVDDLWGYCRSCYYNDVCRGGCTWTSHSLLGKPGNNPYCHYRALDLQKHGLRERIVKLEDAAKTSFAVGRFDLITERIDTGEKVNSVSDSGQVIKLAWANQGQKSPDEGRIPPQLALCRGCLQYIHAHEVTCPHCDADVAAAEAVHQIDRARQQEIINTLTGLLGLPQNNLM, from the coding sequence ATGTCAGACAGTCGCCCTGCCCGCTACCTCAGTGAAACCGACCTAAAACGCTACGTGCCGGTGCATGTGGTCTGGGAAATCACTCTGGCCTGCGATCTCAAATGCCTGCATTGCGGCTCCCGCGCCGGCCATCGACGTCCCGATGAACTGAATACCCGGGAATGCCTGGATGTCATCGACTCCCTGGCGGCACTCGGCACCCGCGAAATCACCCTGATCGGCGGCGAAGCCTATTTGCGCAAGGACTGGACCCAACTGATCCAGGCCATCCACGATCACGGCATGTATTGCGCGATACAAACCGGTGGACGCAACCTGACGCCGGCGAAAATGCAGGCTGCCGTGGATGCCGGGCTCAATGGCGTCGGTGTGTCACTGGATGGACTGGCCCCACTGCATGACGCAGTACGCAATGTTCCGGGCTCGTTCGACAAGGCGGTGGACACCTTGCGACGTGCCAAACAGTCCGGGCTGGCAGTGAGCGTCAACACACAAATCGGCGCGGCCACATTGCCCGACTTGCCCGAATTGATGGACCTGATCATCGACCTCGGCGCCACTCATTGGCAGATCCAGCTGACGGTCGCCATGGGCAATGCCGTCGATCACCCCGAACTGTTGCTGCAACCCTATCAGCTGCTGGAGGTGATGCCGTTGCTGGCGCGTCTCTACCGCGAAGGGGTCGATCGCGGCCTGCTGATGAACGTGGGCAACAATATTGGTTACTACGGCCCCTACGAGCACATGTGGCGTGGTTTCGGCGATGAGCGCGTGCACTGGAGCGGCTGCGCCGCGGGCCAGACCGTACTGGCGCTGGAGGCCGACGGCACGGTAAAGGGTTGCCCGTCATTGGCCACGGTGGGGTTTTCGGGTGGCAACGTGCGCAACATGAGCCTGCACGATATCTGGCACTACAGCGAAGGCATGCACTTTGGTCGCCTGCGATCGGTCGACGACCTGTGGGGCTACTGCCGAAGCTGCTATTACAACGACGTCTGCCGTGGCGGTTGTACCTGGACCTCGCACTCCCTTCTTGGCAAACCCGGTAACAATCCCTACTGCCATTACCGCGCCCTGGACCTGCAGAAGCATGGGCTGCGCGAGCGCATCGTCAAACTCGAGGACGCGGCAAAAACCTCCTTCGCCGTCGGACGCTTTGATTTGATTACCGAACGCATCGATACCGGCGAGAAGGTGAACAGCGTCAGCGACAGCGGCCAGGTGATCAAACTGGCCTGGGCGAACCAGGGCCAGAAATCGCCGGACGAAGGACGTATTCCACCGCAACTGGCACTGTGTCGTGGTTGCTTGCAGTACATCCATGCACACGAAGTGACGTGCCCCCACTGCGACGCCGATGTAGCCGCTGCGGAAGCCGTGCATCAGATAGACCGTGCCCGACAACAGGAAATCATCAACACGCTGACCGGCCTGCTGGGGTTGCCGCAAAATAACTTGATGTAA
- a CDS encoding SPOR domain-containing protein, with translation MRKMVLVIAVLTLAGCGEDKGVDAQKPQPAVASVPAAVTGPQWDVEVRGETPQAVSDLSGWLIEHSFVPNVVKENGKVRILVGPFGSQAEAQARQAEITAALTRAKKMNIELLIVEHPTAQ, from the coding sequence GTGCGCAAAATGGTCTTGGTAATCGCGGTACTGACGCTGGCCGGATGCGGTGAGGATAAGGGGGTTGACGCTCAAAAGCCGCAACCGGCAGTCGCCTCCGTCCCCGCGGCGGTAACGGGCCCGCAGTGGGACGTTGAAGTGCGTGGCGAGACACCCCAGGCGGTCAGTGACCTGAGCGGCTGGTTGATTGAGCACAGCTTCGTTCCCAACGTCGTGAAGGAAAATGGAAAGGTTCGTATTCTGGTCGGGCCGTTCGGTTCGCAAGCCGAAGCGCAGGCCAGGCAAGCTGAAATAACGGCGGCGCTGACCCGGGCGAAAAAAATGAACATCGAATTGCTGATCGTCGAACACCCGACGGCTCAGTAA
- the csrA gene encoding carbon storage regulator CsrA has protein sequence MLILTRKVGESINIGDDITITILGVSGQQVRIGINAPKDVAVHREEIYQRIQAGLTAPDKPQTP, from the coding sequence ATGCTGATACTCACCCGCAAAGTCGGTGAAAGCATAAACATCGGTGATGACATTACGATCACCATTCTGGGCGTTAGCGGCCAGCAAGTCAGGATTGGCATCAACGCCCCGAAAGACGTTGCGGTGCATCGCGAAGAAATTTATCAACGCATTCAGGCTGGCCTGACCGCCCCGGATAAGCCACAAACGCCCTGA
- a CDS encoding DUF2214 family protein produces MLAHWFLAAVHLLAFGLAFWAVLTRGTALRRLSAGAGDAGRVLIADNLWGISAVTLLITGGMRAFGGYEKGTDYYLHQPLFHLKMTLFVFILLLEIAPMVALIKWRIALGRGAAIDTGRATLFARISHIEALLLVLMVVAATGMARGVTFG; encoded by the coding sequence ATGCTGGCTCACTGGTTTCTGGCGGCGGTTCACCTCTTGGCCTTTGGTCTGGCCTTTTGGGCTGTACTGACCCGCGGCACCGCGTTACGTCGTCTGAGTGCTGGGGCAGGGGACGCTGGCCGTGTTTTGATTGCAGATAATCTGTGGGGGATCTCTGCAGTCACTCTCCTGATCACAGGTGGGATGCGAGCCTTTGGCGGGTACGAAAAAGGCACTGATTACTATCTTCACCAACCCCTGTTTCATCTCAAAATGACGCTCTTCGTGTTCATCCTGTTGCTTGAGATTGCACCGATGGTGGCGCTGATCAAATGGCGGATTGCGTTGGGGCGTGGCGCGGCTATCGATACCGGGCGTGCAACGCTGTTTGCCCGTATCAGTCATATCGAAGCTCTGTTGCTGGTGCTGATGGTCGTGGCGGCCACGGGCATGGCACGCGGTGTGACATTTGGTTAG
- a CDS encoding anti-virulence regulator CigR family protein — protein sequence MFRSRSLIAAMTCLALVSGSVTALADPGNGKGQGGGKGNPQYNQDHGNSGHGNKGKGSGGDDWSHGPSINHGSVLGIVGGYRDYWSSGPALPPGIQKNLARGKPLPPGIAKKLDGRLLGRLPHYDGYEWQQAGTDLILVAIASGIIYEVLNGAFD from the coding sequence ATGTTTAGATCTCGCTCGTTGATCGCCGCTATGACGTGTCTTGCCTTGGTGTCTGGTTCCGTGACTGCATTGGCTGACCCCGGAAACGGGAAGGGCCAGGGAGGCGGCAAGGGAAATCCGCAATACAACCAGGACCATGGCAACTCCGGTCATGGCAACAAAGGGAAAGGTTCAGGAGGGGACGATTGGAGTCACGGCCCGAGCATCAACCACGGTAGCGTCCTTGGCATCGTCGGTGGATATCGCGACTACTGGAGCTCGGGGCCCGCCTTGCCGCCGGGTATTCAGAAAAACCTCGCGCGCGGGAAGCCGCTACCACCGGGGATCGCCAAAAAACTCGATGGCCGATTGCTCGGCAGGCTTCCCCACTACGATGGCTATGAGTGGCAGCAGGCGGGCACTGACTTGATATTGGTGGCCATCGCTTCCGGGATCATTTACGAGGTTCTTAATGGCGCGTTCGATTGA
- a CDS encoding DUF2514 family protein, giving the protein MSIWLRILPYIAAVALVAGALFGAYHHGVTVTDAKWQGEWNARDARDATAKAANEASERAKEQARQLSVNKAIQDGQRSIDQATADAAAARASADSLRGAADSLAARLAASQASGNSCTAAASQAATRAAMVLADVLKRADQRAGDLAEAADQARARGLTCERAYDGIAK; this is encoded by the coding sequence ATGAGTATCTGGCTGCGCATCCTTCCTTATATAGCCGCAGTCGCCTTGGTGGCTGGCGCACTGTTCGGCGCCTATCACCATGGGGTGACTGTCACGGATGCCAAATGGCAGGGCGAGTGGAATGCTCGCGACGCCCGGGACGCCACCGCGAAGGCTGCCAATGAAGCCTCCGAGCGCGCCAAAGAGCAAGCCCGTCAACTCTCCGTCAATAAGGCGATTCAAGATGGCCAACGATCGATCGATCAAGCAACTGCTGATGCTGCCGCTGCTCGCGCTTCTGCTGACAGCTTGCGCGGGGCAGCAGACTCCCTTGCCGCTCGACTCGCAGCCAGTCAAGCCAGCGGCAACTCCTGCACTGCCGCCGCAAGCCAGGCAGCTACCCGCGCCGCAATGGTGCTTGCCGACGTGCTCAAGCGCGCTGACCAGCGAGCGGGCGATCTGGCTGAAGCAGCTGACCAAGCCCGAGCCAGGGGCCTGACCTGTGAACGGGCGTATGACGGTATTGCAAAATAG
- a CDS encoding glycoside hydrolase family 19 protein produces MPITAQQLLLILPNAGKQAGVFASALNLAMDRYQINTTLRMAAFIAQVGHESGQFRYVKELGGDQYLSKYDTGTLAKRLGNTPEADGDGPRYRGRGLIQITGHDNYLACSKALFGDDRLLRTPELLEQAEWACKSAAWYWNSRNTNAPADAGDFETVTRRINGGLNGLDERLEFYERALKVLA; encoded by the coding sequence ATGCCCATCACCGCGCAGCAGCTGCTGCTGATCCTCCCGAACGCCGGCAAGCAAGCCGGCGTTTTTGCGTCTGCGCTGAACCTTGCCATGGATCGGTACCAGATCAACACGACGTTGCGCATGGCGGCGTTCATTGCCCAGGTGGGGCATGAGTCCGGCCAGTTCCGGTATGTGAAGGAACTCGGCGGCGACCAGTACCTGAGCAAGTACGACACCGGGACCCTGGCCAAGCGGCTGGGCAATACGCCAGAGGCTGACGGCGATGGTCCGCGATACCGGGGCCGTGGCTTGATTCAGATCACCGGGCACGACAACTACTTGGCGTGCAGCAAGGCGCTGTTCGGTGATGACCGGCTGTTGCGTACGCCTGAGCTCCTCGAACAGGCCGAGTGGGCTTGCAAATCGGCCGCGTGGTATTGGAACTCAAGGAACACCAATGCTCCAGCCGATGCCGGGGACTTTGAAACGGTAACTCGCCGGATCAATGGCGGCCTGAATGGTCTGGACGAGCGGCTGGAATTCTACGAGCGCGCGCTGAAGGTGCTGGCATGA